The sequence TTCCTGCTCGATCTCCCGTAAGGTCAAAGGCCGCTTGGGTTCTGGCTTCATCCGTGTTCCTTTGGTTCGTGGTTGCCCCTTTGCACCCAGGATCGGAACCGTTACCAACTCATTATGGGGGCAGTGTCAAGATGCGCCCCCCTTGCATAAGCCCGCTTGCTTTGGCTGTCCCGGACCTGTTTAATCTCACGCCGTGTTACAACAGCAGACAATCAAGCAGGCGGTGTCTTATGAAGGCATCGGGCTGCATAGCGGGAACCGGGTGAAGATGACCTTCCTTCCGGCGGAGGCAAACACCGGTTTGCGCTTCCGCCGCACAGACTTGGAAGGCAGACCCGAGGTGGAAGCGCGTGTGGAGAATGTGACGGAGACGAACCGCTCGACCACGCTGGGCAAGGGCAATGTACGCATCCACACGGTGGAGCATATCCTCGCGGCGTTCGCAGGTTATAACATCGATAACGCCATCGTAGAGATCGATTCGAACGAACCGCCCATCGCCGACGGCAGTTCCCGTGCTTACTGTGAGATGCTGGACAAGGCGGGTGCGGTGACGCAGACGGAAAAGCGCGAGCCTTACAAGGTCACGGAGCCGCTTCAATTCTCGCACGGTGAGACGGTCATCTCCATTTTCCCCAGTGACACGCTGAAGATCACCTGCACGAGCGCCGGTAAGGGCGGACGCTTCACCCAATTTTATTCCACGGAGATCACGACGGCCACGTGGAAGAAGGAACTCTCGCACGCGCGCACGTTCTGTTACTTCGAGGAGATCGAGTATCTCATCAAGAACGGTTTGATCAAGGGCGGCAGTTTGGAGAACGCGGTGGTCATCCGGGATGACGCTGTGTTGACGACGGAACCCTTGCGTTATCCGGAAGAGTTCGTGCGGCATAAGATGCTGGATATCCTCGGTGACTTCACATTGCTGGGCCGTCCGCTCATCGGCCACATCATCGCCGTGAAGCCGAGCCATGGCGGCAACGTGGAACTCACGAAGCTGATTTCCGCCCAGATGCGCAAGCCGCTGGTGCAGGCGCAGACGTTCACGCCGCCACCGCCCGAAGCGGTCGTGGCCAAACCCGCCGCTCCGGCCAAAGAAAAAGCGAAAGAGGCGAAAGAGCCCGCCGCTGAATCGGAGAATCTTGTTCAGGACGGCGCTTCACTGGACACGATGCAGGTGATGAAAGTGTTGCCGCATCGGTATCCGTTCCTGATGGTGGATCGCGTCACGAAGATCGAAGGCTTGAAGATCGTTGCGGAAAAATACGTGACGATGAATGAACAGTATTTCCAAGGGCATTTCCCTGGTCATCCGGTGATGCCCGGAGTGCTGCAGCTTGAAGCCATCGCACAAGTCGCGGGCATCCTGATGCTGAAGCAAGCGGAGAACGCGGGCAAGATTGCCTACTTCATGGCGGCTGAGAGCGTGAAGTGGCGCAAGCCCGTGCGGCCTGGTTCTGTGCTGATTATCGATGTGGAACTCACGAAGTGGCGCGGCAAGATCGGCAAAGCCAAGGGCGTTTGCAGTGTTTCTGGCGAAACAGTCAGTGAAGCGGAAGTGACCTTCATGGTCTTGGACCCCTAAACCGACCATGACGACGATTCATCCTACCGCAGTCATCCACCCTGGCGCGAAGATCGGCGAGGGCTGCCAGATCGGGCCTTATTGCGTCATCGGCGAGCACGTGACGCTGGGCGCGGATTGCAAGCTGCATTCGCATGTGGTCATCGATGGCCACACGACCTTGGGCAGTGGCAACGTGATTTATCCTTTCGCGAGCATCGGTCTGCAAACGCAGGATCTGAAATGGAAGGGCGGCACTACGTGGACGCGTATCGGGAATAACAACACGTTCCGCGAATACGTGACCATCCACAGCGCCACTTCCGATGGTGATGCGACCGTGGTGGGATCGCACAATAATATTTTGGCCTATTGCCACATCGCGCACGATTGCCAGCTCGGTAGCCACATCGTCATGTCGAACGTGGGCACGCTCGCGGGACATGTGAAGGTGGAGGATCACGCGATCGTCGGTGGCTTGGCCGCTGTTCATCAATTTTGCCGCATCGGCACCATGGCTATCATCGGTGGCTGCTCCAAGGTGGTGCAAGACGTGCCGCCCTACATGCTCGCCGATGGTAACCCGGCCGAGACGCGCACGGTGAACAAAGTGGGCCTCGAGCGGAACGGCGTTTCGGAAGAAGCCCAAGCTGCCTTGAAGCAAGCCTACAAGATAATCTTCCGCGATGGCTTGACGATCAGCAATGCACTGACCCGGATCGAAGCAGAATTGCCGAAACTGCCCGAGGTGGTGCATCTGACGCAGTTCGCGAGGACGAGCGAGCGTGGGTTGAGCAAGTGAGCGGCGCGGTTCTTTTGTAGCCGCGTCTCGTAAGAGCGCGCTAACTTTCTTCTTTTTACAGCTACGAACATATCTGCGGCTCGCACTTGACGAACGGGACCGCACGATAGATGTTATCGCGCTGGCTAATGGGGGCGTACTGGTTTCGACCATGTGAACGCGTCAGAAGCGGCATGCCGAGGATGATCTGTTGGCCTCGTAAATCACTCAGATCAAAAAATTAGTTGCCAACGAAGAACTGGCCCTCGCAGCCTAAGTTGCTGTGACGTCCGCCACTGGACCCCGACTACGGTGGATGGACGCAATAGACGGGTAGATTGAAGCGGAGACTGCGCGACTCTCAATCGAATCTTATACCATGCAGACTAAGCAGTGTGCTTCGCTGTCAGGACGCCAGCACATAGCCGACAATATCTCCTGGCTAAGCATGTAGTCGTGACTGGTTGCTTTGCCTGGCACGCGGGTTCAACTCCCGCCGCCTCCACCAGCCTACGCTCGAAGCGCCGAATTCACCAGCGTTGTGAAATCGGCTTCGAGCTTCGGCTCGGCACGCCAGCGAAAGGATGAGAGCGCAATATCCCGAGGGATAAACTTCATGAAGTTCTACTACGTTTACATTTTGGAGAGCGAGAACGGTGAAGAACATTTCTACGTGGAATTTACCGAGGATTTGAAAGCACGATTGCTGAAGCACAATGAGGGTGGTGTGCCGCATACGGCCCA comes from Verrucomicrobiia bacterium and encodes:
- the lpxC gene encoding UDP-3-O-acyl-N-acetylglucosamine deacetylase, coding for MLQQQTIKQAVSYEGIGLHSGNRVKMTFLPAEANTGLRFRRTDLEGRPEVEARVENVTETNRSTTLGKGNVRIHTVEHILAAFAGYNIDNAIVEIDSNEPPIADGSSRAYCEMLDKAGAVTQTEKREPYKVTEPLQFSHGETVISIFPSDTLKITCTSAGKGGRFTQFYSTEITTATWKKELSHARTFCYFEEIEYLIKNGLIKGGSLENAVVIRDDAVLTTEPLRYPEEFVRHKMLDILGDFTLLGRPLIGHIIAVKPSHGGNVELTKLISAQMRKPLVQAQTFTPPPPEAVVAKPAAPAKEKAKEAKEPAAESENLVQDGASLDTMQVMKVLPHRYPFLMVDRVTKIEGLKIVAEKYVTMNEQYFQGHFPGHPVMPGVLQLEAIAQVAGILMLKQAENAGKIAYFMAAESVKWRKPVRPGSVLIIDVELTKWRGKIGKAKGVCSVSGETVSEAEVTFMVLDP
- the lpxA gene encoding acyl-ACP--UDP-N-acetylglucosamine O-acyltransferase → MTTIHPTAVIHPGAKIGEGCQIGPYCVIGEHVTLGADCKLHSHVVIDGHTTLGSGNVIYPFASIGLQTQDLKWKGGTTWTRIGNNNTFREYVTIHSATSDGDATVVGSHNNILAYCHIAHDCQLGSHIVMSNVGTLAGHVKVEDHAIVGGLAAVHQFCRIGTMAIIGGCSKVVQDVPPYMLADGNPAETRTVNKVGLERNGVSEEAQAALKQAYKIIFRDGLTISNALTRIEAELPKLPEVVHLTQFARTSERGLSK
- a CDS encoding GIY-YIG nuclease family protein; translation: MKFYYVYILESENGEEHFYVEFTEDLKARLLKHNEGGVPHTAQYRPWRIKTAVAFTERKKALDFERYLKTGSGRAFAKKRL